A window of candidate division KSB1 bacterium contains these coding sequences:
- a CDS encoding iron-containing alcohol dehydrogenase, with protein sequence MRTICLNLPQKLVFGNGCSDLFIADYKTTGCKTLLLITTEPLLEHIHPLTQKIKADGADVFVYQTVNSEPTIEDFQNALHFAQQKNIDSVAGIGGGSVLDLAKLLAAMLDNDQNILEMLDGGRLKQRQVYLACLPTTSGTGSEVSPNAILLDETDNLKKGVTSSYLIPDAAYINPLFTKSVPPSVTATTGLDALIHCIEEYTNLYAHPVIDMFALEGIRLIGSSLWRAYNDGNDEKARENMALGSLYGGIGLGSVNTAAVHALSYPLGGEYHIPHGLSNAVLFPYVMKFNMVESTERYATVARALGGEEGKNDYETAQNGVDRIFQLCEFLNVKVKLSTLNIPKTAVQRLAEAAMKVERLLKNNPRHVTLEDAKKIYHEAY encoded by the coding sequence ATGCGAACAATTTGTCTCAATCTTCCTCAAAAACTGGTTTTCGGAAATGGTTGCAGTGATCTGTTTATTGCTGATTATAAAACAACGGGTTGTAAAACGCTACTGCTGATTACAACCGAGCCATTGCTTGAACACATTCATCCTTTAACCCAAAAAATAAAAGCAGATGGCGCTGATGTTTTTGTGTATCAAACTGTCAACAGCGAACCCACGATTGAGGATTTTCAAAATGCTTTGCACTTTGCTCAACAGAAAAACATTGACAGCGTAGCGGGTATTGGAGGAGGAAGCGTTTTAGACCTTGCTAAATTACTGGCCGCCATGCTTGACAATGATCAAAATATTCTGGAGATGCTTGATGGCGGCCGTTTAAAACAACGGCAGGTTTATTTAGCCTGTCTGCCGACAACATCAGGAACCGGAAGTGAGGTGTCACCCAATGCAATATTGCTTGATGAGACTGATAATCTTAAAAAAGGCGTGACAAGCTCTTACCTGATTCCAGATGCAGCCTATATAAACCCCTTGTTTACAAAATCCGTTCCTCCTTCTGTTACAGCAACCACGGGTTTGGATGCGCTCATACATTGTATTGAAGAATATACCAACCTGTATGCTCATCCTGTTATTGACATGTTTGCTTTGGAAGGCATTCGATTAATCGGTAGTTCTCTGTGGCGTGCCTATAATGATGGAAATGATGAAAAAGCGCGTGAAAACATGGCGCTCGGCAGTCTTTATGGAGGCATCGGACTTGGCTCTGTCAATACCGCTGCCGTACATGCTTTATCTTATCCGTTGGGCGGCGAATATCATATTCCGCATGGATTGTCCAATGCTGTTTTATTCCCCTATGTTATGAAATTCAATATGGTGGAATCTACTGAACGCTACGCAACGGTTGCCCGCGCTTTGGGTGGGGAAGAAGGGAAAAATGATTATGAAACGGCTCAAAACGGCGTTGATAGAATATTTCAACTTTGTGAGTTCCTGAACGTAAAGGTAAAACTTTCTACTCTGAATATTCCCAAAACCGCTGTGCAGAGACTGGCGGAAGCGGCCATGAAGGTAGAAAGGCTTTTAAAAAATAATCCTCGTCATGTAACACTCGAGGACGCAAAAAAAATATATCATGAAGCTTATTGA
- a CDS encoding dihydrodipicolinate synthase family protein, with translation MIERRKEYSGIIIPVVTPFDDNGKIDIPALERIIENFNANDCETLLFGTTGETASIPQSAKTKAVAALQKYIDQHRIYVAISDNCFEDAVTAANRYFDSGVEAVVVLLPGYYPLTHDQMLNYYERFVKAIHGKMFIYNIPATTHMSIPLTVIEKLSHHERIIGLKDSERGMERLQQSIELWANREDFSYFIGWGAQSFNGLWSGVDGIVPSTGNFNAPVYKDMYQAVINRDKENAELCQNISMEIASVYQKDKILGQSLPALKVMMNEAGLCGKKVTLPFTKLPENEEKMIHEQTRHLIDKYDLTWS, from the coding sequence ATGATTGAAAGGCGAAAAGAATATTCCGGCATTATCATCCCTGTGGTGACTCCGTTTGATGATAACGGAAAAATAGATATCCCTGCATTGGAAAGAATTATCGAAAATTTCAACGCAAATGACTGTGAGACTCTGCTGTTTGGAACCACCGGTGAAACAGCTTCGATCCCTCAATCTGCAAAAACAAAAGCTGTAGCTGCTTTACAAAAATATATTGATCAACACAGAATTTATGTTGCCATATCCGATAATTGTTTTGAGGATGCGGTAACAGCCGCAAATCGTTATTTTGATTCAGGAGTAGAGGCGGTGGTAGTTTTACTTCCCGGTTACTATCCTTTAACCCATGATCAGATGCTGAATTATTACGAGCGTTTTGTCAAAGCCATTCATGGAAAAATGTTTATTTATAATATTCCGGCGACAACCCATATGTCCATCCCGCTTACAGTCATTGAAAAGCTAAGTCACCATGAACGGATCATTGGGCTAAAAGACTCTGAACGAGGTATGGAGAGATTGCAACAATCCATTGAATTGTGGGCAAATCGAGAGGACTTTTCATACTTTATCGGCTGGGGTGCGCAGTCATTTAACGGGTTGTGGAGCGGAGTGGATGGTATTGTTCCGAGCACAGGTAACTTTAATGCCCCGGTCTACAAAGATATGTATCAGGCTGTTATTAATAGAGATAAAGAAAATGCTGAGCTTTGTCAAAACATTTCGATGGAAATAGCAAGCGTTTATCAAAAAGATAAAATACTGGGCCAATCTTTACCCGCACTCAAAGTTATGATGAACGAAGCGGGATTGTGCGGTAAAAAAGTTACACTGCCATTTACAAAGCTGCCGGAAAATGAAGAAAAAATGATTCACGAACAAACTCGTCATTTAATTGATAAATATGATTTAACCTGGAGTTGA
- the pdxA gene encoding 4-hydroxythreonine-4-phosphate dehydrogenase PdxA has translation MANQKPIIGITMGDPAGIGPEIVVKALCDDRVTEWCNPVLVGDLSVIRKAAAEQNVPKNIKSIDNIRKAEFDRNTITVYSLDLIDLDKLEMGKISPMAGEAAFQCVKTVIELALAKEIDATVTAPINKKSVNVAGHKFSGHTEMYAHFTQTKNYAMLLIDENFRVVHVSTHVSLRKACDAVKKQRIVQVTELLNNACKQFGVIKPRIGIAALNPHAGDGNLFGDEDTREILPAVERAKELGIDAEGPFPADTLFAAAKAGAFDGCVAMYHDQGHIPFKLAAFQWDQATGKIKSVTGVNITLGLPIIRTSVDHGTAFEIAGQGIASKDALVLAIKYAVSMSDRKFRKGWKQIMMTVIADDFTGAAEIAGLGLRYGLAVEIEPHVHRISESDLLIIATDTRSMKAENAYNEVYSITKQLTELGRGLTFKKTDSIFRGHIYKELQAVLNADVYDKVLLVPANPSLGRILKEGIYYIKNRYLHETKLADDPDYPLTTSNVLELINADDLNTVHVLALGQNIIRQGIIIGEALYEQRSERLGFQG, from the coding sequence ATGGCGAACCAAAAACCTATAATCGGAATCACAATGGGCGACCCTGCAGGCATTGGTCCTGAAATTGTTGTGAAAGCGTTGTGTGATGATAGAGTGACTGAATGGTGTAACCCTGTTCTGGTCGGCGATTTGAGTGTTATTCGAAAAGCCGCTGCTGAGCAAAACGTTCCGAAAAACATAAAATCAATAGATAATATTAGAAAAGCCGAATTTGATCGAAATACAATAACTGTTTACTCTCTTGACCTGATAGATTTAGATAAACTTGAAATGGGTAAAATATCGCCCATGGCTGGAGAGGCTGCGTTTCAATGTGTGAAAACAGTCATTGAGCTTGCTCTGGCCAAAGAAATTGATGCCACTGTCACCGCACCGATCAACAAAAAGTCTGTAAATGTGGCGGGCCATAAATTTTCCGGACATACTGAAATGTATGCCCATTTTACCCAAACAAAGAACTATGCAATGCTCCTGATTGACGAAAATTTTCGGGTGGTTCACGTTTCTACCCATGTTTCTTTAAGAAAGGCATGCGACGCCGTAAAAAAGCAAAGAATAGTCCAGGTAACTGAATTATTAAACAATGCGTGCAAACAGTTTGGTGTGATCAAGCCCCGAATCGGGATAGCCGCTCTTAATCCGCATGCCGGCGATGGCAATTTGTTCGGCGATGAAGATACCAGAGAAATACTGCCGGCTGTTGAACGCGCAAAGGAACTGGGTATTGACGCAGAAGGTCCGTTCCCGGCTGATACATTATTTGCTGCTGCAAAGGCCGGAGCCTTTGACGGTTGTGTTGCCATGTATCATGATCAGGGCCATATACCCTTCAAGTTGGCTGCGTTTCAATGGGATCAAGCGACAGGAAAAATAAAGAGCGTAACCGGTGTCAATATTACGTTAGGTTTACCCATTATTCGGACCTCTGTTGATCATGGTACGGCTTTTGAGATTGCTGGTCAGGGCATAGCCAGCAAAGATGCATTGGTGCTTGCCATTAAATATGCGGTATCAATGTCCGATCGTAAATTCAGAAAAGGTTGGAAACAAATCATGATGACAGTGATCGCAGATGACTTTACAGGCGCCGCTGAAATCGCCGGACTGGGTTTACGATACGGGCTTGCGGTCGAAATTGAACCACATGTTCATAGAATATCCGAGTCCGATTTATTAATCATTGCAACCGATACCCGGTCTATGAAAGCAGAGAATGCATATAATGAAGTTTATTCTATCACAAAACAATTGACGGAATTGGGTCGTGGTTTAACCTTTAAAAAAACGGATTCGATATTTAGAGGTCATATTTATAAAGAACTCCAGGCTGTTTTAAACGCAGATGTTTATGATAAAGTTCTTTTGGTGCCGGCAAATCCTTCTCTTGGCCGCATTCTAAAAGAGGGGATTTATTATATAAAAAACCGGTATCTACATGAAACGAAACTGGCTGACGATCCTGATTACCCTTTAACCACATCCAATGTACTGGAATTGATAAATGCTGATGATCTCAATACGGTTCACGTCTTAGCGCTTGGTCAAAACATCATCCGGCAAGGAATAATAATCGGTGAAGCATTGTACGAGCAAAGATCTGAAAGACTGGGCTTCCAAGGTTGA
- a CDS encoding nucleotide-binding domain containing protein: MPAGGAEFFKALLEIKGYDKVISKTGKSVKFGKNILIVCGSAYSKGKAGFKDIANKALKIIPMPDSVFTNSLGVEDSFQWWKEKVVQAFHKHTVVIIEIDQQVVRDKNYAVRLRKEMARLVHVVLKQVDVNELLIDGGATVHSITEKLGFEKLFPVQELSPGVIRMRVQSRDHFFVTIKPGSYAWPAWLLNYLGAR, encoded by the coding sequence TTGCCGGCCGGCGGGGCTGAATTTTTCAAAGCTTTACTTGAGATTAAAGGATATGATAAAGTCATTTCAAAGACCGGGAAATCTGTAAAGTTTGGAAAAAATATATTGATTGTATGCGGCAGCGCCTACTCAAAAGGTAAGGCCGGATTTAAAGACATAGCGAATAAGGCTTTAAAAATAATTCCAATGCCTGATAGTGTATTTACTAACAGCCTTGGTGTGGAAGACTCTTTTCAATGGTGGAAAGAAAAGGTTGTACAGGCTTTTCATAAACATACTGTTGTCATTATCGAAATAGATCAGCAGGTTGTTCGCGACAAGAATTATGCCGTGCGACTAAGAAAAGAGATGGCAAGACTGGTACATGTTGTTCTGAAGCAGGTAGATGTCAATGAGCTTTTGATAGATGGAGGAGCGACCGTACATTCAATCACGGAAAAACTCGGGTTTGAAAAATTGTTTCCGGTTCAAGAGCTTTCTCCGGGTGTTATCAGAATGCGTGTACAATCACGCGATCATTTTTTTGTAACGATTAAACCCGGCAGTTATGCATGGCCGGCATGGTTGTTGAATTATTTAGGCGCTCGATAA
- a CDS encoding six-hairpin glycosidase, with the protein MIYKLMLSFLLLVSSLIFSQQKMPPGVEKSKDEPIVYSGEQTVDKHYFDGKLPHAVGVHQYQVVRANRQHPPGEGGIGYTYNHQPYLAYWNGRFYYQYLSGLYQEHTPPTRTSILTSQDGVNWSDPTVVFPVYRLPEITRDDIHIPEGMPAVMHQRMGFYVAPNGRLLTSGFYSYCKSPQHSPNVGKGLGRVVREIKKDGTFGPIYFIRYNRHAGFDESNTKYPFYTESDDTGFIKACEALLQNKLMTLQWWEEDRAEDGFYPINPGDIENAFQFHQKITTSKGAGKAFDWYTRPDSVVVGLWKNQYAALTTDKGNTWTPITKNKTLITAGSKTWAQKTDDGRYALVHNQSPTWRNRFPMVVMTSEDGYEFTEMLCVSGQVPPQRYSGLNKNFGPQYFRGIAEGNGNPPGDKMWVVFSNNKEDMWIANITTPITGEVTKDIDQNFNSVARADALDYWNLYVPQWASVDIVNDLDGINKVLQLKDEEPYDYARAEKIFPQSQHIEISFRVYPYGVRLGKALEVEVHSEKGERAARLRIDHDNVRFDLLDVELDGVDMQPLTWHQIKLVLDCDSQSYDFYLDGKIQRKAIEFGEPVSNVNRIVFRTGPYRNIVPLDYLDGYPDAVGMFGEDLPFSGQKVKPVVYWIDDFVTRSH; encoded by the coding sequence ATGATCTACAAATTAATGCTCTCATTTCTATTGTTGGTTTCAAGTTTGATATTTTCACAGCAAAAAATGCCTCCCGGGGTAGAAAAATCAAAAGACGAACCCATTGTTTACTCGGGCGAACAGACCGTCGATAAACATTATTTTGACGGCAAGCTGCCGCATGCTGTGGGTGTGCATCAATATCAAGTCGTAAGAGCAAACCGACAACATCCTCCGGGTGAAGGCGGCATTGGCTATACCTATAATCATCAGCCTTACCTGGCCTATTGGAACGGTCGGTTTTATTATCAGTATTTGTCCGGTTTGTATCAGGAACATACACCGCCAACCCGCACTTCCATATTGACGTCCCAAGATGGTGTGAACTGGAGTGATCCGACGGTGGTTTTCCCTGTTTATAGATTGCCCGAGATTACAAGAGATGATATTCATATTCCCGAAGGAATGCCAGCGGTTATGCATCAACGTATGGGTTTTTATGTCGCGCCGAACGGCAGATTACTGACATCCGGGTTTTATAGTTACTGCAAAAGTCCACAGCATTCTCCCAATGTCGGCAAGGGTTTGGGACGAGTCGTCAGGGAAATTAAAAAGGACGGTACATTCGGCCCCATCTATTTTATTCGCTACAACCGGCATGCCGGTTTCGACGAATCGAATACAAAATATCCCTTTTATACCGAGAGTGATGATACAGGGTTTATCAAAGCTTGTGAAGCTCTTTTGCAAAACAAGCTGATGACCCTGCAGTGGTGGGAAGAAGATCGGGCTGAAGACGGTTTTTACCCGATTAATCCCGGGGATATTGAAAATGCGTTTCAGTTTCATCAAAAAATTACAACCTCAAAGGGTGCGGGGAAAGCGTTTGATTGGTATACACGACCTGATAGTGTGGTGGTGGGATTGTGGAAAAACCAGTATGCGGCCTTGACAACTGATAAAGGCAATACCTGGACGCCGATTACGAAAAATAAAACATTGATTACGGCAGGGTCCAAAACATGGGCACAAAAAACAGATGATGGCAGATATGCGCTCGTTCATAACCAGTCACCCACATGGCGAAATCGTTTCCCGATGGTTGTAATGACAAGTGAGGACGGATATGAATTTACAGAAATGTTATGTGTCAGCGGACAAGTTCCACCGCAACGGTACAGCGGATTAAATAAAAATTTTGGCCCTCAATATTTCCGCGGCATTGCCGAGGGAAATGGCAATCCCCCGGGGGATAAAATGTGGGTTGTATTCAGCAACAATAAAGAAGATATGTGGATTGCAAATATAACAACACCTATAACAGGCGAGGTCACCAAAGATATTGATCAAAATTTCAACTCAGTTGCCCGTGCTGATGCACTGGATTACTGGAATCTATATGTCCCCCAATGGGCATCTGTTGACATTGTCAATGATCTGGACGGCATAAACAAAGTACTACAACTCAAAGATGAAGAACCTTATGATTATGCGCGAGCCGAAAAAATATTCCCTCAAAGTCAACATATCGAGATCAGCTTTAGAGTTTATCCCTACGGGGTGAGGCTCGGCAAAGCGCTTGAAGTTGAGGTGCACAGTGAAAAAGGAGAGAGGGCGGCGCGGCTGCGCATCGACCATGATAATGTTCGTTTCGACTTGCTTGATGTTGAACTGGACGGGGTTGATATGCAACCGCTGACATGGCATCAAATCAAGCTCGTTCTTGATTGTGATTCACAATCCTATGATTTTTATCTCGACGGAAAGATTCAAAGAAAAGCCATTGAGTTTGGTGAGCCGGTCAGCAATGTAAACCGTATCGTATTTAGAACGGGCCCATACAGGAATATTGTGCCGCTTGATTACCTCGATGGTTATCCGGATGCCGTTGGAATGTTTGGTGAGGATTTGCCTTTTTCCGGACAAAAAGTAAAACCTGTTGTTTACTGGATTGATGATTTTGTGACCCGGAGTCATTAG
- a CDS encoding metallophosphoesterase has product MFRRKKICQIATLVFLSIFWLFISCGTNTQTLDKDYSLLILSDIHISNDETKDQRLIDMISAVNDGMFENLDMLVITGDAVSSFQRFRDKVGLPGNQRAEKFLKIINRIEIPWHIALGNHDYKIDSDRDSDALFSFQDIDTMEVLWHELADIEPYYAIEHKGWNLLFLNSMRGRYLDRFFDDQQMQWLKNELQKGLPVLLFIHHPVKTDHIKIRNKPKDLISPKIEPEFFSLVDAHKEQIKGIFVGHVHRWMKDELFANDSGLS; this is encoded by the coding sequence ATGTTCAGACGCAAAAAAATATGTCAAATAGCAACCCTTGTATTTCTATCCATATTCTGGCTGTTTATATCATGTGGAACTAATACGCAAACGCTTGATAAAGACTATTCGCTGCTCATTCTCAGTGATATTCATATCAGCAATGATGAGACAAAAGATCAGCGTCTGATTGATATGATCAGCGCTGTCAATGATGGAATGTTTGAAAACCTGGACATGCTTGTAATAACCGGCGATGCGGTATCAAGCTTTCAACGTTTCAGAGATAAAGTGGGCCTGCCTGGAAATCAAAGGGCGGAAAAATTTTTAAAGATAATAAACCGGATTGAAATTCCCTGGCATATCGCACTCGGAAACCATGATTATAAGATTGACAGTGACCGGGATTCCGATGCCCTTTTTTCATTTCAGGATATTGATACCATGGAAGTGTTATGGCACGAGTTGGCGGATATTGAGCCCTATTATGCGATTGAACATAAAGGATGGAATTTATTGTTTCTCAACAGTATGCGTGGAAGATATCTCGATCGGTTTTTTGATGACCAGCAAATGCAGTGGTTGAAAAACGAATTACAAAAAGGGCTGCCTGTTCTACTCTTTATTCATCATCCTGTCAAAACGGATCATATAAAAATACGGAATAAGCCCAAAGACCTTATTTCGCCAAAAATAGAACCGGAATTTTTCTCACTGGTTGACGCTCATAAAGAGCAAATTAAAGGAATCTTTGTCGGTCATGTTCATCGGTGGATGAAAGATGAACTTTTTGCGAACGATTCCGGTCTATCGTAA